One Leptospiraceae bacterium genomic window carries:
- a CDS encoding bifunctional folylpolyglutamate synthase/dihydrofolate synthase produces the protein MNINQFLSSLTNLEKTRNFNVFKDYSLDEFISVLDSFDLLKTNENTLRISLVGTNGKGSTAFSLSQLFLTLENCSPVGLYTSPHLIIQNERIQVNGDMISDEWMNHKLNTFAKEEIERLKTLSYFEFFTFLSILFFKDNGCKTEIYEAGLGGRLDATKLVNPNIVVLTEVSLDHTEILGNTEEKILLEKLKIIGNNTKILFTFLQEEYKLKIIESFCNANNIELIVSPHQVQKDYLSFNKEFALFIVNHILARKNQPLIKEEAIDLIHNIPGRMQILRKNPILLFDTGHNPSAAQYILQSLKALYPHEKNWNIYFGSLKDKDSKKILEVLVNDSLVQKVFQINGDTWNNESIHHSKIIRIPEDQLIQSITQSACLILGSFRLYHPIKQNEF, from the coding sequence TTGAATATAAATCAATTTTTGTCCAGTTTAACAAACCTAGAAAAAACCAGAAATTTCAATGTATTCAAGGATTATTCTCTAGATGAATTTATATCCGTTTTGGATAGTTTTGATCTGTTAAAAACAAATGAGAATACTCTTCGTATTTCACTAGTCGGAACAAATGGGAAAGGTTCCACTGCTTTCTCATTGAGTCAGCTATTTTTGACTTTAGAAAACTGTTCTCCAGTAGGACTTTATACATCTCCACATTTAATAATACAAAACGAGCGGATACAGGTAAATGGAGATATGATTTCAGATGAATGGATGAATCATAAATTAAATACATTCGCCAAAGAAGAAATCGAAAGATTAAAAACTCTTTCCTATTTTGAATTTTTTACTTTTCTTTCGATTCTTTTTTTTAAGGATAACGGATGTAAGACGGAGATTTATGAAGCCGGACTTGGTGGACGACTTGATGCAACAAAGTTAGTCAATCCAAACATAGTTGTATTAACCGAAGTTAGTTTAGATCACACAGAAATTCTTGGTAATACGGAAGAAAAAATTCTCTTAGAAAAATTAAAAATTATTGGTAATAACACAAAAATCCTTTTTACATTCTTACAGGAAGAATACAAATTAAAAATCATTGAATCTTTTTGCAATGCAAACAACATTGAGTTAATTGTATCCCCCCACCAAGTCCAAAAAGACTATCTTTCGTTTAATAAAGAGTTTGCGCTATTTATCGTTAACCATATCTTAGCTAGAAAGAATCAGCCTCTCATCAAAGAAGAGGCAATCGATCTTATCCACAATATTCCGGGGCGAATGCAGATTCTCCGCAAGAATCCAATCCTATTATTTGATACAGGACACAATCCTTCTGCAGCACAGTATATACTCCAATCCTTGAAAGCTCTTTATCCGCACGAAAAAAATTGGAACATCTACTTTGGCTCCCTCAAAGACAAAGACTCCAAGAAAATATTAGAAGTTTTAGTCAATGATTCGTTGGTGCAAAAGGTTTTTCAAATTAATGGAGATACGTGGAATAACGAAAGTATCCACCATTCGAAAATTATTAGAATACCAGAAGACCAATTGATTCAGTCTATAACTCAAAGTGCCTGTTTGATTTTAGGAAGTTTTAGATTGTATCATCCGATCAAACAAAATGAATTTTAG
- a CDS encoding DUF1564 family protein: protein MRGRIFYPKDQINECKEFPSKTTSSTLLIPARNMELYLTRLEDFENSPTDYLTYLLKSYGFWIRNGILAKNSKLETAYQEEGLDLQRVDFVPKGEDWAELKCLRTFLNRSMTWIFVQLLLLDSLEIAKHLPEKLADFVVPKISQFRVMVKVILSRKLPLYTRILRHTRDKAG, encoded by the coding sequence ATGAGAGGAAGAATTTTTTATCCTAAAGATCAAATCAATGAATGCAAAGAGTTTCCATCAAAGACAACAAGCTCAACTCTTTTAATTCCTGCGCGTAATATGGAGTTGTATCTTACTAGATTAGAAGATTTTGAAAATAGTCCCACAGACTATCTAACCTACTTACTTAAAAGTTATGGGTTCTGGATTCGCAATGGTATACTGGCTAAAAACTCAAAATTGGAAACGGCTTACCAAGAAGAAGGATTGGATTTGCAAAGAGTTGATTTTGTCCCTAAAGGAGAGGACTGGGCTGAGTTGAAATGTTTGAGAACTTTTTTGAATCGTAGTATGACTTGGATTTTCGTTCAACTTTTACTCCTAGACTCATTAGAAATTGCCAAACATCTTCCTGAAAAGTTAGCCGACTTTGTAGTTCCGAAGATATCCCAGTTTCGAGTAATGGTAAAAGTCATTTTATCGAGAAAGTTGCCTCTTTATACTAGAATTTTACGGCATACAAGAGATAAGGCAGGATAA
- a CDS encoding RtcB family protein: protein MAISELQGKTVPVKLWTKLDDVESEALTQLKNIASLPWVFHHVAVMPDVHFGIGATVGSVIAMKDAISPAAVGVDIGCGMGAIRTNLKSDALPDSLTEIRNKIEQKIPVGFNEHKQPKVQSRTNSLFAEFRSLHPKVMKLESKAVYQCGTLGGGNHFIELCLDTQNTVWMMLHSGSRNIGKTLAEIHISVAKKLSHNTYLPDRDLAVFLANTPEMESYRRDLFWAQRYALLNRQTMFEIYKTILKGFFPEIKFEEPILCHHNYVSEETHFGENVVVTRKGAISAREGEWGIIPGSMGTKSYIVRGLGNPESFHSASHGAGRRMSRTQAKKNYTLQDLEAQTSGVECRKDGGVLDEIPGAYKNIEEVIHNQKDLVKVEYELKQILCVKG, encoded by the coding sequence ATGGCAATTTCTGAATTACAAGGCAAAACCGTTCCAGTAAAACTTTGGACAAAATTGGACGATGTAGAGTCAGAGGCATTGACTCAGCTCAAAAATATCGCGAGTCTTCCGTGGGTTTTCCATCATGTTGCCGTTATGCCAGACGTTCACTTTGGAATTGGTGCAACAGTCGGATCAGTGATAGCAATGAAAGATGCCATTAGCCCCGCAGCTGTTGGCGTTGATATCGGTTGTGGAATGGGTGCGATTCGGACAAACCTAAAATCAGATGCGTTACCCGATAGCCTAACTGAAATTCGAAATAAAATTGAACAAAAAATTCCAGTCGGATTTAACGAGCACAAGCAGCCCAAAGTGCAAAGTAGGACAAACTCGTTGTTTGCCGAATTCCGTTCTCTTCACCCGAAAGTCATGAAACTAGAATCAAAAGCTGTGTATCAATGTGGAACTCTCGGTGGCGGAAATCATTTTATCGAGCTTTGTTTAGATACGCAAAATACTGTCTGGATGATGCTTCACTCTGGATCGCGAAATATCGGTAAGACGCTCGCCGAAATTCATATCAGCGTAGCAAAGAAATTGTCGCATAATACTTATTTACCGGATCGCGACCTCGCTGTATTTCTAGCTAATACACCTGAGATGGAGTCTTACCGAAGAGATTTATTCTGGGCACAAAGATATGCTTTATTAAATCGACAAACTATGTTCGAAATTTACAAAACAATTCTCAAAGGATTCTTTCCAGAAATAAAATTTGAAGAGCCAATTCTTTGTCATCACAACTATGTTTCCGAAGAAACTCATTTTGGGGAAAATGTAGTCGTTACCCGCAAGGGTGCCATTTCTGCTCGCGAGGGAGAATGGGGTATTATCCCCGGTTCTATGGGAACTAAATCTTATATCGTGCGTGGTCTCGGAAATCCAGAATCTTTTCACTCCGCTTCTCACGGGGCAGGAAGACGAATGAGCCGCACACAGGCTAAGAAGAATTATACGCTTCAAGATTTGGAAGCGCAAACATCGGGTGTAGAATGTAGAAAAGATGGAGGAGTTCTAGATGAAATTCCAGGTGCTTACAAAAATATTGAGGAAGTAATTCATAACCAAAAGGATTTAGTCAAGGTGGAATACGAATTAAAACAAATTCTTTGCGTGAAGGGTTAG
- a CDS encoding tetratricopeptide repeat protein, with protein sequence MKFIRLSKQNLLKILLAFSLLFFFSGKEIEDAEIPDSPLSLTAGDGAGLVLKGYESNTVLDGFIAFTEIKLKFYNPENRQREGRFRITLPDNAHLARFAMQIDGRWQEGEVVEKEKAVRAYEDFLHRKQDPALLESDAGNEFSARIFPIPAKGDKDLIVSYSTVLDTEPPQYTIPLVGLPEIDNFKVTVLYDEKEFQQENQKATPAKDEGNTVNRKVFSIQKKNYKPERDYAFEHKTKGNLYLKNESLFALHFVPFKESSSEKFKSEKGVFLIDTSASAAIRYKEHLEKLEEVIKKLGLKEVHIFGFDNKLTYYGDSIEDLKKLEKILPLGASNLYSALKGISSKADVKDARLFLVSDGVATAGNIEKAKIAELVKSQKWISRLDFIVPGTYKDAGLIKKIIPLGKNPGTSVELGDELDSILKKINRKVYTDNKISIAGAKWFYPDTLDSIQPGDPVVVFGELKDKSGNPSKDIQFNGKPVDSFTNLTMDELLLEREAMAARINRLIDLSEKEQNEDTAKGFELQARELSIKHRIQSPYTSFLVLETEADYQRFQITRNSLTNILTIGVGGLEVINRRNSKNYEFLSEEKMEEARRTKQEEANRLAKNHPKKKAKGKNGSSSSDTSANGNMAMKDSLDDYDEDIAMEEEPRRASDKMSPPPASQPMREKEMDRKKMDESPVSGKISVADTKPSPKPEMKSEELKKEISVEKPQQTTANTVIPTRDEVEPLPEREKRRLESIRRPPPRPRPEPEEKREKVEPYTGNMKKFQSLLDKKELKKAYQFALDWRIKSPDDALALIALGDAFDKLGDKPNTIRAYTSLVDYFPKRADIRRWAGEKLMSIGEYDDAIDTLNHALTQRPDHPSSYHLLAIAYIKDKQYKAAAGVALKGINFQFDGRFGAVHDILYDDLDLAYSLAMKTDYKDKEYFTKIKSEYKIKQLTKEIRFILVWETDANDVDFHIYDKNGNHAFYSSMELASGGALYADLTGGYGPECFRIINPLAFPYKLEAHYYSRGPMGYGMGAVQIIRYDGDKDLEVDTRDYVIMNDGAFLDLGSVKE encoded by the coding sequence ATGAAATTTATTCGTTTATCCAAACAAAATCTATTGAAAATTCTACTCGCCTTTAGCTTACTTTTCTTTTTTTCAGGAAAAGAAATCGAAGATGCGGAAATTCCTGATTCACCGCTATCTCTGACGGCCGGCGATGGAGCGGGTCTTGTATTAAAAGGCTATGAGTCTAACACTGTGTTAGATGGCTTTATTGCATTCACCGAAATCAAATTAAAATTCTACAATCCCGAAAATCGCCAGAGAGAAGGGCGGTTTAGAATCACTCTACCGGATAACGCTCATTTGGCTCGCTTTGCTATGCAGATAGATGGACGCTGGCAAGAAGGCGAAGTTGTTGAAAAAGAAAAAGCAGTTCGGGCATATGAAGATTTTCTTCATCGAAAACAAGATCCGGCACTTCTTGAATCGGATGCAGGCAATGAATTCAGTGCGCGAATCTTTCCTATTCCTGCCAAAGGGGATAAGGATTTAATTGTTTCGTATTCTACTGTTTTAGATACCGAGCCTCCGCAGTATACAATTCCACTTGTTGGACTTCCTGAAATTGATAATTTTAAAGTTACTGTTCTTTACGATGAAAAAGAATTTCAACAGGAAAATCAAAAAGCAACTCCAGCGAAAGACGAAGGAAATACAGTAAACAGAAAAGTATTTTCCATTCAAAAGAAAAATTATAAACCAGAACGAGATTATGCATTTGAGCACAAAACAAAGGGTAACCTCTACTTAAAGAATGAATCTTTGTTTGCACTTCATTTTGTTCCATTCAAGGAATCATCTAGTGAAAAATTTAAATCGGAGAAAGGAGTTTTTTTAATTGATACTTCTGCATCTGCTGCGATTCGTTACAAAGAGCATTTGGAAAAATTAGAAGAAGTCATTAAAAAGCTTGGTCTTAAAGAAGTTCATATCTTCGGCTTTGACAATAAGCTTACCTATTACGGCGATTCCATTGAAGACTTAAAGAAGTTAGAAAAAATTCTTCCTCTAGGAGCGAGTAATCTCTATTCTGCGCTCAAAGGAATTTCCTCTAAGGCAGACGTAAAGGACGCAAGGTTATTTTTAGTTTCTGATGGCGTTGCCACTGCTGGAAATATTGAGAAAGCTAAGATTGCCGAATTAGTCAAGAGTCAAAAGTGGATTAGCCGCTTGGATTTTATCGTTCCCGGCACGTATAAAGATGCAGGCTTAATTAAGAAAATAATTCCTCTAGGAAAAAATCCTGGCACAAGTGTTGAGCTAGGAGATGAGTTAGATTCTATTCTTAAAAAGATAAATCGAAAAGTCTACACTGACAATAAAATTTCTATCGCAGGGGCAAAGTGGTTTTATCCGGATACTCTGGATTCGATTCAACCAGGTGATCCTGTAGTTGTATTTGGTGAGTTAAAAGATAAAAGTGGCAATCCATCAAAGGACATTCAGTTCAACGGAAAGCCTGTGGATAGTTTTACCAATCTTACAATGGATGAATTGCTACTCGAGCGTGAAGCAATGGCAGCGCGTATCAATCGCCTCATTGACTTATCCGAGAAAGAACAAAATGAAGATACCGCAAAAGGATTTGAACTACAAGCACGTGAGCTTTCGATTAAGCATAGAATTCAATCTCCTTATACTTCCTTTTTAGTTTTAGAAACCGAAGCAGATTATCAAAGATTTCAAATTACCCGTAATTCATTGACTAATATTTTAACCATTGGTGTTGGTGGGTTAGAGGTGATTAACCGCCGCAATTCTAAGAACTACGAATTCTTAAGCGAAGAAAAAATGGAAGAAGCAAGACGAACCAAACAAGAAGAAGCAAATCGACTTGCTAAAAATCATCCTAAGAAAAAAGCTAAAGGTAAAAATGGAAGCTCTTCTTCTGACACTTCGGCTAATGGGAATATGGCGATGAAAGATAGCTTGGACGATTACGACGAGGACATTGCTATGGAAGAAGAACCACGCAGAGCGAGTGATAAAATGTCTCCTCCACCAGCTAGTCAGCCAATGCGAGAGAAGGAAATGGATAGAAAAAAGATGGATGAATCACCTGTTTCAGGTAAAATATCCGTAGCCGATACAAAGCCTTCTCCTAAACCAGAAATGAAGTCAGAAGAATTAAAAAAAGAAATTTCCGTTGAGAAGCCACAACAAACTACGGCTAATACTGTTATACCAACAAGAGATGAAGTTGAACCACTTCCTGAAAGAGAAAAACGTAGACTGGAATCTATTCGTAGACCGCCACCTCGTCCCCGTCCTGAGCCAGAAGAGAAAAGAGAAAAGGTAGAGCCTTATACTGGAAATATGAAAAAGTTCCAGTCCTTACTAGATAAAAAAGAATTAAAGAAGGCTTATCAATTTGCTTTAGATTGGCGTATCAAAAGTCCGGATGATGCCTTAGCTCTAATTGCCCTTGGAGATGCATTCGACAAATTAGGCGATAAACCAAATACAATCCGCGCTTATACTTCTCTTGTAGATTATTTTCCTAAGCGAGCGGATATTCGTCGTTGGGCGGGAGAGAAACTTATGTCAATCGGAGAATACGATGATGCAATCGACACTCTAAATCATGCACTCACGCAACGTCCCGATCATCCTAGCAGTTACCACCTATTAGCCATTGCCTATATCAAAGATAAACAATACAAAGCAGCGGCAGGAGTTGCACTTAAAGGTATCAATTTCCAATTTGATGGAAGATTTGGTGCCGTGCATGATATTCTATACGATGACTTAGATTTGGCTTATAGTCTTGCTATGAAGACAGACTATAAAGATAAAGAATATTTTACAAAGATAAAATCTGAGTATAAGATTAAGCAGCTAACAAAGGAAATCCGCTTTATCCTGGTTTGGGAAACAGATGCCAATGACGTTGACTTTCATATCTATGATAAAAACGGAAACCATGCTTTTTATAGCTCGATGGAACTTGCCAGTGGTGGTGCGCTTTATGCTGATTTAACCGGTGGTTATGGTCCTGAATGTTTTCGTATTATCAATCCACTTGCATTTCCGTATAAGCTAGAAGCACATTATTATAGCCGTGGACCTATGGGCTATGGAATGGGGGCAGTTCAGATTATCCGCTATGATGGTGATAAAGATTTAGAAGTGGATACTCGTGATTATGTGATTATGAACGATGGCGCCTTTCTGGACTTGGGAAGCGTTAAGGAGTAG
- a CDS encoding NAD(P)H-dependent oxidoreductase, producing the protein MVKRIKLLGLSGSLRKGSSNLAALKEIAKLAPKNVDFKISIHTDQLPHFNPDLDKVEVLPNVKIWRRELALADGFYISCPEYAHGIPGVFKNALDWVVSSGEFIGKPIALLNASPIVKASLTNTLSVMSARMIEDAAVHIEFLRNKVDKEGNLHVEKEISHALETSLQVMIREVQENSTP; encoded by the coding sequence ATGGTAAAAAGAATTAAATTACTTGGACTATCCGGAAGTCTGCGAAAAGGCTCATCGAATCTAGCCGCCTTAAAAGAAATTGCGAAGCTTGCACCGAAGAATGTAGATTTCAAAATTAGCATACATACAGATCAACTTCCTCATTTTAATCCTGACTTAGATAAAGTGGAAGTCTTACCAAATGTAAAAATTTGGCGCAGAGAATTAGCATTAGCCGATGGATTCTATATTTCCTGTCCTGAATATGCTCATGGAATTCCGGGCGTATTTAAGAATGCACTTGATTGGGTTGTATCGAGTGGAGAATTTATTGGAAAGCCAATTGCCTTATTGAATGCATCACCAATCGTAAAAGCTTCCTTAACAAATACGTTATCCGTAATGTCTGCACGTATGATCGAAGACGCTGCTGTGCACATTGAATTCTTACGAAATAAAGTAGATAAAGAGGGAAATCTCCATGTAGAAAAAGAGATTTCCCATGCTCTTGAAACTAGTTTACAAGTGATGATTAGAGAAGTTCAGGAAAATTCTACTCCTTAA